From the Elusimicrobiota bacterium genome, the window CGGTATGGCCGAGGAGGAGAGGCGGATCGCTGGGGTTCCAACGGGGGATCCGTTTTCATTGGGGATCAGAAGGTCCGAATCCGAGTTCCCCGGGTTCGGCGAAGAGGAAGGGGAGAAGAGATCACTTTAGGCAGTTACCAACGGCTCCAGGAACCCGGCTTGATTGAAGAGTGCGCCTTAAAGCGCGAGATTCGAGGGATCAGCACGGGGAATTACGAAGGGGCGGCGCTATCCGTTCCTGCGACATTTGGGATCAAACGCAACAGCGTGTCTCGGTTGTGGATCCGGGCCTCGGCGCGGAAGCTGCGTGAGCTACAGGAACGGTCCCTGAAAGATCTGGATATCGTGGCCCTGGTGATGGACGGAAAGTATTTCGGAGATAATGAGGTGATCGTGGCGGTGGGGATCCTGCTGAATGGACGGAAAACCATTCTGGGAATCGTTGAGGCGAGCACGGAGCGCTATGAAGTTTGTCGGGATTTTCTCAATGGGCTGATCAACCGAGGCTTATCGATCGAACACGACATGCTCGTCGCTCTGGATGGGGGGAAAGGGCTCCGGAAAGCGGTCAAGGTGGT encodes:
- a CDS encoding transposase, with translation RYGRGGEADRWGSNGGSVFIGDQKVRIRVPRVRRRGRGEEITLGSYQRLQEPGLIEECALKREIRGISTGNYEGAALSVPATFGIKRNSVSRLWIRASARKLRELQERSLKDLDIVALVMDGKYFGDNEVIVAVGILLNGRKTILGIVEASTERYEVCRDFLNGLINRGLSIEHDMLVALDGGKGLRKAVKVVLGEKGHVQRCQWHKRENVVSYLPKERQEEFRNKLQAGYEKPTYDEAKKRLL